agtctatggtttttaatgtgttaaaaaccatataatatatgtgagacatgctagggtttgcatgcttgggaggtgaaaggttgttgattactttttaataaaaaaattccaaagacatgcaatttttgagagacaactttcacaactacctaggctagtctcccactctcACTTGgaactcacttggccgaaatcttcttctaattttctctaaaatattttcaagttttgttcctcattttggagagcaaaaatcattctctttgaaaaatcttcttgcttttctagtgcaaagtaagaagggatttacatagccaagtggtgggccttattcttgaagggaaaagaaggagcttgtagatttctttcatccatacaagagccaaagtgtttacacttggttggtgccattcatcaactctaaggggttgataggtaaatcctAAATCATCCTATGAatggttttaatttgattttgtaaatattgcacaaatttattaagggggccgaaaattttgttcaaaaaatttatatttttcgcttccgttgcgtttccggcctccgtaaccggtccgctttcaagtggtatccgagctaaggttacggattttgtgctatatttacataatattatgttgagattcgatttctaaccgcttgaaatTTTATGTGCAAGAATATGAGCAAGGCCgaaaatttttgaaggaaaacaaaaaaaaaattattttcgggcagcttgttgctgcccgtgagtttcgggctgcccgaattatttcgggcagcatgtttggGCAGCCTACGGGCTGCCCGGAAATTcctgttttaaataaaaaaaaaaaattttttttttttgttgccggaatccggcgacggagctccggcgacggcgatgacggctagggtttccaaaagtgttttggacaatcttagtgtcatgggccttgagttgttgggccattggatggccaacataatttgtgaaatttaaatgggccaaagtatttttggtgaaaaatggtttttgggcccttaagtttaaatttacaattgttgcacatattttctcataaaataaataattgaagtaggactttaattatttatagtaaattgtgatttacaagaaattcgattataaataaattaatttgaaagtaaacaaaggtgtttgtatactttgttaatttaatttataattgtggcggttagtgattggatcaagatatataatattggatcaattaattatagtgataattaattgatggtgtatgatatgtgatattatgcatgaaggatgatcaaaagcccaagcccaatttgctaggtgtatgctaggatatttgtgttgaatgattgtaataattatcaatttattaagtgggcttggtttatggcccgttcccaccccatgagatgtatccctatgtgccatggatatttaattgtaaatattagaataggggaagatcaagattggaagatggtggccttggtgattatgaagatcgaagacatgtaatataggatgctaatgtaatagtttagttgcattgcatcccttgcatttaccctaggattggacctaggcccgtgtttggctcacacgggccattagtgttggggcaattgatcatccttgtactgttttctatttataatatatgcatgatatgttataaataatgagtatgtgcgttattattattataataacaaagttgcatgaatccggcaaacatacgatcaaacatggcgagcttttaaaataaaattaatgatgagacctttcaaaattaaaaaccctcattttgaataagattcaaaattaatatcaagtccgaaaaggggaattataaatttgtttataatttccttgtcttccatcgacaatggatgcatgatgaacgctacccgtactcggggctcggctcatattattgggagagccttgagtgccggaaagctgtgacatccattgacattgtgatgtgaactacgtggaactcccatgatttcggctcatattattgagggaactcatggcgaccgtccattaaggttcaatatcgatgggttaggcttgacacgtaaagatgaacgacgtcatattattgggtcctaatcaaacgtgagacaaaagtttacgtagagggttgcatggcgatgcaattggaaactaccttttaggaattgtgatggccgatattattcgggatcacaattcgctaattggaccttacgtaccttctgaggaaagtgtttcccgttttcactagagggtagtgaaaatgtcaaaacagtgggagcgattatttataaagtaaaagtccaaactttatatcttattaaatattttaaaatagtcattaacatttatctgttttacttttcagtacaatctttgacatgtcatcaattcgcaacccattttcggtcattctcgaaaaacacattctaaccggaccaaactatatcacttggctaagaaatttaaagattgtcctaaactcggagaagatcgcatatacacttactgaggcgccccctgctgaggctcctataggctgcactcctgaggaattgcagacctacaaggaatggtgtgaccatgacttgaaggcgaagtgttatatgcaggcttcaatgaacgatgagctgcaaaggcgattcgaggatgcaaagaatgctgctgacattcatatgcacctcaaggagctcttcggagagcagactcggcctttgaggcatgccacagtaaaggagctcatcactttacgcatgcgagatgggacttcggtccatgagcatggcctaaagttgattgggctcgtggacaagctcgtaggcatggatttggtgttgccttcggagttgaccactgatgtgttgctgctgtcgctgcctagctctttcgatcctttcgttgtgaacttcaatatgaacaagctcgagcccagccttgaagagttggtgaacatgcttgtgacctttgagtccacaatcaaaaaggagaagcaggttctttatgtgggctcttcatctggcacgaagaccggtccacctgggaagggaaagaagcgttctttccagcgtaccaagaagagcgagcccttgaagaggcagacttcgagtcccgttgtggcagccgcgccagtgaaggctgaaaagactgttgacatctgtcaccactgcaagaagcctggacattggaggcgtaactgcagggaatatcttgcgcagaagggttctgctaaaggtatgttctacattgaagtgaatatctctattaactctacttcttgggtattggataccggctgtggctcacatctctgtaatgatttgcaggtgatgggaagaagtaggaggctccgagagggtgagaccttcctgaggatgggcaatggagcaagggttgctgccaaagccgtaggagatgtttatttatgtttgaacaatgattttaatttggttttaagagatgttttgtatgtaccagacttggttaaaaacattatttccatttctatgctagatattgatggattttcttgtttatttagcaaaggtgtttgcaatatttacaagaatgaatgtttagttggtaccggtgaacttgaaaacaatctctacaccttaaaattaaaagatattccacttaacaatgtccaaacgataacaacaacaaataagcgcaaacaagatactcttaattcggcacaattatggcatgctcgattaggtcatatttcctcaagaaggatgaacaagctagtgggagttggcatgtttgatatgtctgatataaacgctctcacgacttgtgaatcctgtctgaaaggaaagatgaccaaaattccctttaagggccatgcggagcgagccaaagggttattggatttgatccataccgatgtgtgcggtccgcttagcatcaccactaagcatggacatgcctacttcatcacctttaccgatgaccattcgaggtatgggtatgtgtatttgatgaaatacaagtctgaagcctttgaaaggttcaaagaattcagaagtgaagtagagaaacaattgggacgaagcatcaagacacttcgatcggatcgaggtggtgagtacttgagtgccgagttccaagagtatcttagagagaatgggattctctcgcagtggactccgcccgctacaccacaattgaatggtgtttcggagcgtcgtaaccggactttgatggacatggttcggtctatgatggggttcacggagttgccgccatccttttggggatatgcgcttgaaacagcggcactgttgttgaacaatgtccatacaaaggcagttgacaagactccatatgagatatggatgggtaagcctcccaagtattcttatctaagaatatgggggtgtcctgcttatgtgaagcagacagtgggagataaattggatagtcgatccattttatgctactttgtgggatatccaagaaattccattggatattatttctatcatccccaagaaacaaaagtgtttgtttctaggaacgcaacctttttggaaaaggaatttctattagatagaaaag
This Primulina eburnea isolate SZY01 chromosome 2, ASM2296580v1, whole genome shotgun sequence DNA region includes the following protein-coding sequences:
- the LOC140824637 gene encoding uncharacterized protein; translated protein: MNKLEPSLEELVNMLVTFESTIKKEKQVLYVGSSSGTKTGPPGKGKKRSFQRTKKSEPLKRQTSSPVVAAAPVKAEKTVDICHHCKKPGHWRRNCREYLAQKGSAKGDGKK